A genome region from Brassica oleracea var. oleracea cultivar TO1000 chromosome C2, BOL, whole genome shotgun sequence includes the following:
- the LOC106327807 gene encoding uncharacterized protein LOC106327807, with the protein MSNVAKTKSRDKKVVVVNESHKTPTKASSIGGAYNPLLVESSSSSLHTNGRFRSIDESDDCDSVSNNGSWSGDSEDHKEKTTAAPSTAKQETTIDNEKREKMRLKNERKHQRQKEKRAQELHERCCQFLMSRKLEVLTQKIIAMEIPHHERATYALMLNEGKLEESVNWLLDVGGASVEDKKLDPCFGSLKIDISGELGRILELETKYKCTKQDVERAVVTAEGDVERAEESLRRQKQDHSVKVEDVSSNNSKSPEEERKNLGNQSVNPMDKINMKLQLMKNAAMEEKKRMLNQQPPPPPRPMEETHHVAVSIGREPVMVMQQQQRSQSANTNVPPVSTMNPSFTVSAGGGGGGGSGWYPANSQTNGYLPTRTPPPSDLYQQLQYQQYQGNNGHIMGRPSEQPHAVAPAASLGLFSGYGSASSSGIDWSADGSVGKYDYSKIDWSLDRGLACPRQEEQQQYVAEASQYEADMSGRTRMNGNVNGMGVQEVALVGNGGREWTSPFEGKDLFGLSRQYVPPSL; encoded by the coding sequence ATGTCTAACGTAGCCAAGACCAAATCAAGAGACAAGAAGGTTGTTGTTGTGAATGAATCACACAAGACACCTACTAAAGCCTCCTCCATAGGCGGTGCTTACAATCCTCTCTTAGTTGAGTCCTCCTCCTCATCTCTCCACACCAACGGCCGTTTCAGAAGCATTGATGAGTCTGACGACTGTGATTCCGTCTCCAACAACGGTAGCTGGTCTGGAGACTCCGAAGACCACAAAGAGAAAACAACAGCAGCACCTTCTACAGCAAAGCAGGAAACCACCATTGACAACGAGAAGAGGGAGAAGATGCGGCTCAAGAACGAGAGGAAGCACCAGCGCCAGAAGGAGAAGCGAGCTCAGGAGCTGCACGAGCGGTGCTGCCAGTTCCTGATGTCGAGGAAGCTCGAGGTGCTTACTCAGAAGATTATAGCTATGGAGATTCCTCATCACGAGAGGGCAACTTACGCTCTTATGCTGAACGAAGGGAAGCTGGAGGAGTCTGTTAACTGGCTGCTCGATGTCGGCGGGGCGAGTGTTGAGGATAAGAAGCTGGATCCTTGTTTTGGGAGCTTGAAGATTGATATCTCGGGGGAGCTAGGTAGAATCTTGGAGTTGGAGACAAAGTACAAGTGCACAAAGCAGGATGTGGAGAGGGCTGTGGTCACTGCGGAAGGGGATGTTGAGAGAGCGGAGGAATCGTTGAGGAGACAGAAGCAAGACCATTCTGTAAAAGTAGAGGATGTTAGTAGTAATAATAGCAAATCCCCTGAAGAAGAGAGAAAGAATCTCGGAAACCAAAGTGTTAATCCAATGGATAAGATTAACATGAAGTTGCAGTTGATGAAGAATGCTGCAATGGAGGAGAAGAAACGCATGTTGAATCAACAGCCGCCGCCGCCGCCTAGGCCAATGGAAGAAACGCATCATGTGGCGGTGTCTATAGGGAGGGAACCAGTGATGGTGATGCAGCAGCAACAACGCTCTCAGTCAGCTAACACAAATGTGCCACCTGTCTCTACTATGAATCCTTCCTTTACAGTATCAGCAGGAGGGGGAGGAGGAGGAGGGAGCGGTTGGTACCCTGCGAATAGTCAAACTAACGGCTACTTGCCCACGAGAACTCCCCCTCCTAGTGATCTGTACCAGCAGCTTCAGTATCAGCAATATCAAGGCAACAACGGACACATAATGGGAAGGCCAAGTGAGCAACCGCATGCCGTGGCTCCAGCTGCTTCTCTTGGGCTCTTCTCCGGGTACGGATCAGCGTCTTCATCAGGGATAGACTGGAGCGCTGATGGGTCAGTAGGGAAATATGATTACAGCAAAATTGATTGGAGTTTAGACAGGGGACTAGCTTGTCCGAGACAAGAGGAACAACAACAGTATGTTGCTGAGGCATCACAGTATGAAGCAGACATGAGTGGAAGGACGAGAATGAATGGGAATGTGAATGGGATGGGAGTGCAGGAAGTTGCTTTAGTGGGGAACGGTGGGAGGGAGTGGACATCACCGTTTGAGGGTAAAGATCTGTTTGGTTTGTCTAGACAGTATGTGCCTCCTTCACTTTGA